Within the Salvia hispanica cultivar TCC Black 2014 chromosome 4, UniMelb_Shisp_WGS_1.0, whole genome shotgun sequence genome, the region GGACTCTCCTATTTATTATAACTATCCAAATTTATGTTATGCTGCTATATAAATTAggtttagttttttaaaattttaaacaatattagaaaaaattgCCCACAAGTGTTAATATGCAGTTGTGGATGAAGATCTTCCGATCTAAATTACATCCCTTATTTATGGGGATTAACTTTGTAGGTCtaccaatttaattattgttttggaATGACATCGTTTTtgtgatattaatattaataagaactacaacttttttttcacgaaaattatataaatattgaaaaataataaaaataggatttgACCCCAATGTCAGGCGATCAAAATATATCGTACATCATGGAAAAGGCGTTGATTCGAGTCATTCCGACACAATTGATGTTTATTCGGCTTCGTCAGTGTCAAGTGATGGAACTACGCCATATTCCCACCACCTACTTTCCCTAACAAATTAGACACAAATCCACGATAAAAGTTATAAGGTCTGTATATATGATGCTACCacaacataaaaatagaacGATGGACCATATTTAGCTACCAAATTAAAGTAAAGCAATGTTTCCACATTATTATGTAAAGAGGTTCGCCACACCACCTAActttgatgaaataaaatattttatcaatttgagAAAACGAAAACAAGTAGTATATATAAGACATCATGCACGTTGGCTGCAGGtaagaagaaaaggagaaaatggCTAAGAAAGTGAGCAACAAACAGATAATATTCAAAGATTACATTCAAGGCTTCCCAAAAGAATCAGACATGATCCTCAAAACCTCCATTATCAAACTCAAAGTGCCCGACAACTGCAACAATGCCGTTTTGGTGAAGAATCTCTACTTGTCCTGCGATCCCTACATGCGCAGCCGCATGAGCAAAATCGACGACAACTATGTTCCCATCTTCACCCCTTCCGAGGTAACTGATGTTACAAGAATGACCCAACTGATATAGAAATTATTGAAACCTCAATTCGTTGGaacttaaatttattaataataaaatggaattaCGGAACTAACATATGTGtgatttatagataaaatGGGCTCTTTTTCCTGACAGACTGGTCTTTTGTGATGAGTTCTCGTATTTAATGTTGTTATGGTGTGTGTAAACACAGCCGATGAGCGGAGAAGGAGTGGCGAAAGTGGTGGATTCTTCTCATCCCGATTTCAGGAAAGGAGACTTGGTGACTGCCATAACCGGATGGGAAGAATACACTCTTATCAAATCCACACAAACACACTTCATTCGAAAAATCCACCACACCAATGTGCCTCTTTCCTACTACATTGGGATTCTTGGtatcaattattaattaaattaagacaattttgaaaagattGATATGTGTATAAATAATGAAGGTATGCCTGGGATGACTGCTTACACTGGTTTTTATGAGCTATCGAAACCACAACAAGGCGACATGGTGTTTGTTTCGGCTGCATCGGGAGCTGTTGGGCAGCTTGTTGGCCAGTTTGCGAAGCTTTCCGGCTGCTACGTCGTCGGAAGTGCAGGCACCAAAGACAAGGTTGGATGTCTATGTATATGactttaatgaaaaataatttgaatcgATAAATAATgcgaaatttaatattatgcGATTTTAtatgagagaataaattattttcataattaatttagtgaTTCGTGAACAAATTAAGTTATGAATCACCTTCATACGTAGCTAGCTCAATTTTAGTGGAAATGACATTATtacttttatctattttagttcattaaaatttgttgcaCATGCTCAAATCTTAGCcgtgaaattttcaaattaaaggctAATATTTGGTCTTAATTCTATGGGTTCAAAAATAGCTATGCCCCTgcatagagatagagaaataATATGTGAATACATACCTTATACTATATGTGATCACCATATTTTAGAACCCTTCTCGTTTGGTCAGGTAAgcatctgttttatttttgtttatccatttaatttaattttaatacctTAAAAATTACCCCCTCCATCCCGGATAATTCGACTCATTTTGACcaggcacgagttttaagaaatgtaatgaaaagtgagttgaaaaagttagttggATGTggatcttacttttatatattagtaggaatgagttagtggaatatagagtccactaccaaaaatggtaaaagtgaaatgagtcaaattatttgaaacggaccgaaatggaatattGGGTCAAATTATCTGagatagagggagtactactaacgtcattaattttacaatcaacacaaaatcaagGCTCAAATTGTTCTTTTAGTCATTTCTTTTAGCTATACAAAACTGGGAAaatcaaactttaattttaactactattatttgtaaaattcaaTAACATCAATAACTAAATCATCTTTTTTGACCTTTTGCATTAGGTGGATCTCCTCAAAACCAAATTCGGTTTCAACGACGCATTCAACTATAAAGAAGAAACTGATCTAAATGCAGCTCTGAAGAGGTGTTTCCCTCAAGGGATAGACATATACTTCGACAACGTCGGAGGGGAGATGCTCGACGCGGTGCTTCCGAACATGAAATTGAACGGTCGGATCGCGACTTGCGGGATGATATCGCAGTACAACCTCAAACAGGGCGAGGGCGTGAGAAACTTGCTATGCATCATGGCCAAGCAGATCAGGATGCAGGGGTTTCTTGTTTATCACTACCGCCATCTCTATCCGAAGCTGTTCGATTTAGTCGCGCCGCTTTTGGAGGAAGGCGAGATTGCGTACGTGGAGGACGTCGCGGAAGGGCTTGAGAGGGCGCCCGCTGCGTTGATCGGCCTCTTCTCGGGCCGCAACGTCGGGAAGCAGCTCGTGCGTGTTGCTTCGGACTAGCTTAGCATCGTTGTTCGTATCCTCGAATAATGTGACGCGGTCGactttgaagtttgaaaaatatattgatagaaGCTCCATTGGGTTATATTTTTCATGGTCCACTATTAATTTGTCAAATTGATACTGGACTATACGAGTTTTCAATCATgttaatttgtttcaattttctgTTGGTGGAAACAATTGTtatttgtgttgttttttttaatactctctTAGAATCTAAAACAAGTGTTACAGACTCAATTCTCACATCGATTGTGAGAACAACTggtatatagtatatagacTAAATTGACTCTCTCATCTAACAGATTAGTCTTTTGGGCTGAGCTATATCAACAAGTCTTGAGCTAATTATGTGTACGTGTGAAGATTTACATCTCGGAGAGGTTGGGAGaacaagaaaattttgatcCTATAAGTTTCATATTCTGGATCTGCCATTGCTTGCTCACACCATGGAGACGTTGGAAGAACAAGAAACTTCCGATGAAAGATGACCAAGAAGACTTGCAGAGAGGGAGTTGACAAAAATCCTAATCAAGAGACAGAAAGTGCAATCCATCCCCCAACCCGTGCAAGACGAGCCCCATGGGGCGGGTTGGAGCAACAAACGGGGCGGCTCAgatcaacaaaaatatggGGTTAAGGGTAATGGCTTTAAAGATGAGGCGTTTCTGTTGTACGCagatattaagaaaattgtacttaataaattaaatgaagataaaataaaatggagagctaatgaagaaatatactataaaagagagtaaaataaaaaaataataaagtaacgGTAATTAGATATTAACCCCACTAATTTGAGAAAAGCCTAAAATGAAAGAACACTCAACTACGGGAGAGTACAAAAGAGTGTGATAATATCCCATGTGAAATTAATCTGTGAAgcaatgcatatatatatgacatTCTGCAGCCACAAAAATCTTATCACCTGAATCAAATTTATAAGCTGTATCCTCGTTAACTGATGATGACTTTCTTTCTACAAATTAAACACACagtgaataaaaaaatgggtgaggaagaggaagtgagcaacacacaaataatattCAATGGTTACATAGATGGATTTCCGACAGAATCAGCAATGACAGTGAAAGCCTCCACTATCAAACTCAAGGTGCCCAACAGCTGCAGCGACGCCGTTTTGGTGAAGACTCTCTACTTATCCTGCGACCCTTACATGCGCAGCCGCATGAGCAAAATCGACGACAACTATATTCCCATTTTTACACCTGGCTTGGTATGGCTAATGGCTTCTCTCCCATGTTCATTTATGATTCTTAAAAgtttttattacatttataaAAGTATCGATTAGATAATTGAAGATAAAACCGGCTAAGTAAGAGCTAGTAGTAGTATGTGGTGAGCAAAATATACGAAAAATCGAATATTTGATCcgaaatatatcaaaatagtactcattccgtccccaaaaaatagactagtttttccattttggacAGTTCCTCCAAATTATACAAGGTCTAAATAAGGAAAGTTTTGAACAAACACACaccactaataatatggacctcacaatccactaacactacttccattacatttctctCTTTGTCTCACTCTTTcctatttctcttttattttaccaattccacgttaaaactcatgccatatacaactttatcaatttttaggaGATTGAcggagtataaaatttggatcagttttttggattttgattctattcaatttaatttttggcaaaattttagtttttagatTCAGATAAATAAAACCTAAAAAcggaaattaattttaataatatatactaaaccaaaaataaactctatttgtgttattttagttttttcagTTCAAACCgatttttttactccctccatcccacaataagagtcacactttgttataaaatcaatataaaaaattgggtctcatattccagtaacttttccaacccactattctttacatttcttaaacatATGCACACAATAAAATTGACTCCTATTtttggatggagggagtaatatttttgaataattagatttggttttaattttataaaaatctatttttggTTCGTTCAATTtagtaaaaaatcaaattgaaaaaccAAATATTCATCCATAGTAATAAGTTTAATATTATTGGTCTTGCGGTTTCTATTTAGGTTGTATTTTTAAtctgttaataaaaatttcagtTCGGTTCAGTTCGGTTAATTCGACATACACATGATTGATCTTtgtattaatactattattacaCAGCCAATACTAGGAAATGGAGTGGCCAAAGTAGTGGATTCTTCAAATCCCAACTACAAGAAAGGTGAGTTGATTTGTGGAATGTTTGGATGGGAAGAATACAGTCTTGTGAAATCCACCGACATTCTTTTAAAGATTGAGCACACAGATGTTCCTCTCTCCTACTACACTGGACTTGTTGGTGagtttaattaaatctccaatattccaattttatatagtgaATTCAGCAAAATTATATCTTCATATATAATTAGTGATGTGGAATAATTTCAGGGTGGGCTGGAATATCTGCTTATATTGGTATGTATGAAATATCATGTCCAAAAAAGGGAGAAAGTGTATTCATTTCTGCTGCTTCTGGGGCTGTTGGTCAGCTTGCTGGTCAGTTTGCTAAGCTCTTGGGCTGCTATGTTGTTGGAAGTGCTGGATCAAAAGAAAAGGTTTGCTCCACCCATACTTAATTACTTGCATTATTATGATTTGTTTGATCAAATCCAATTATCTTCTGTGTATATGTTAGGTGGATCTTTTGAAGAACAAATTCGGGTTGGATGatgcatttaattataaagagGAAACTGATCTAAATGCAGCCTTAAAGAGGTTAGTATATTGAGTTAATTTTCTAGGCGGAAATATGAGCTTTGAGTCATGCTTATCGGGCTATAAAATAACACGGGCCATTACCTAAGACTAGCATGCATCAATTAAGGCCATTTAAGAGTATGTTTCGTGTAGGTATTTCCCACAAGGGATCGACATGTACTTCGATAACGTGGGAGGGGAGATGCTCGATGTTGTGCTTTTGAACATGAATCTCAATGGTCGAATCATAGCATGTGGAATGATCTCACAGTACAACCTTAAAGAGCCACAAGGTGTCCGAAACTTGTTCAAAGTTGTGACAAAACAAATCCGAATGCAAGGGTTTTTTGCTCCTAGCTACGTGCATCTCTTTCCGAAGTTTCTCGATTTTGTGATTCCCCTAGTTAGGGAAGGAAAGATAGCATATGTCGAAGACATCGCCCAAGGGCTTGAGAGAGCGCCGGCTGCCTTGATAGGACTCTTCTCTGGCCGCAACCTTGGCAAGCAGCTTGTGTGCGTTGCGTCCGAGTAGATCTCCCCTTCGCATACAAGTCCTTGtcttttttttaccattgtGACACACATTTATTATCATTAACGTTTGGACTACTATTCTCAAagtctaattttaataataaatcacAATCTTGATTTTATGTCCACAATTaaatctctaattttatttttactagtTGTCACAAttgtcaaaattaaaatttttaaaatgaaatattataatttattgatttatttttttagaacatagtgatttttccaaaaagaaatgctcAAATTAGTCCAAATTGTAACTGGGACCATAATTGGGCTTTCCAGGCCTAACTCTCTCAATAGTGCAATTGGGCTTTCTAGGATCCATATCCTTATACAAGTTTTAACAAGAGTTTTTCATATTAATGcgttattgttattttaattgaattaataaaaattataaaaaccgCATTATGGTGGACTTTAGTAGTctgaaattaaattctttGACCTCAGATATAAACTATTAAGAAGCATGGTTATATTttgatacaaaattttaaaaattaattgaaaaatatgaaattaatttaaatttgttcgCAATCATACATATGAAAACTAGTCCGCTACCTATAGCcgtcatttattaattaaaaataattatgaatttactAAATAACCATATAGCCCATAAccccaatttaaaatttaaaataatactaactTGAAACATCCATAGGCAAGTGTTGTTGCAATGGAGACAAGCTAGTTTATGTGGCATGTGcagtgatatttttttaaaagactTTCCTTTTGctttacaaaatatatcacaTGATTTAAATAGTTTTGTATTTGTTAAGAATTAATCAAAAGCCATCTCCTAGTTATAAAAGtccaaaaaattgaatttgaaatattatattaataccAAGTGGAAATTAATATATGCGAATTATGTGGACGAAGTTGCTTAATTCCACATGGCTAAATCGGCGATTGCgacttttcttttatttattactcaaTATTTAACAAGCTAAATTTTAATCGAATCTCTTGATTTGTGCTTTTCAAACATAAATCGGTGAATATTTGTACTCGATTTAAATACATTTAGATGGTGTTCGGTTCATAAGATTAAATAGTAATGAGATACAATATTGGATAGTATGAGATGGGCTTTATCCaagattatattagtataggATTTTATATAGGTATTTGGTTGCTAAGACTATATCCAAAacaattttagtaaaatatttagtaaataatAACCTCTCATTTTAAGATTATCTAATATCATCTGTTTGGttgaattcatttatttataaaatataaaattattaactaattaaattaaagttacaaataaatttacaatgcTACAATCGATACTCCATCATCCAAGATACGTGGATTCCAACAAAAATGACAAGTGTTATATGTGACAGTAGATTTACgaagtataaataaataaatgaaaatggataGATTTACgaagtataaataaataaataaaaatgggtGTCTTCTTCTCCAACCCAGATCATCTCTCTCCTTCGAATAAGAGCATTGGTTGAGAGAGGAACGAGAGGCGGATAATTTAGTCGTAGGGGGTGGGCTCTGATGGATAGTCCCGAGATTAGGGAGAAAAGGAGTCTGTCGCGACGGGCCGAGATCAATAGTTGCGGGCCAAGATTAGGTGGAAAGTGGTAACCGAACATCTGATAATTGAAGTAGATGGGATTAAATTATGTTTGTCCCGCAAACCGAACGAGGCCTTAGGATTGAAGTCAACTAACACTAGCTTCATAATTGGTGTAGaattttacttcaatttaatttatgaggCGAGTATCGTTTATTTATCTAActtaagattttttttgtttcaaaaataatctgaactttctttaatttgttccaaatctttattataatacataaattttcgATTTTTGCATAGGATTGATAATTTTGGTGTTTGGAAATGTGAATTAGTTTGTCAAATTCTcgcataaaatatactccacaaattcagtgttttttttttttctttttggctCTAAATTCTCGGTtgtaaaaatttgaaacttttcataaaattaataaatacataaaagttcgtagtatgatttttaaagGATTATAGGTTCGATGGTGTCTGAATACCCGAACTCATGCAAAACAATTTTTACACATAAAAATACACTCATAATTTGCCTATATATGCATATGAGTATTGCCGAACGAACAATACTACTACTCTTCCTACATTCCAAATTCCCAATTTAGTTTAGTCTACTACTACTCTTCCTCCATTCCAAATTCCCAATTTATTTTAGCCGTAGTTCCTTTTATGATGGTCCAACACTCCAACTTAGTCgagtcgtattcttttttagaATATCCAAAAACatctcaaaattcaaattataggATTATACGTTAGACTTAATCTTGAATTACCAAAACTTCAACTAtcattgaaatattcaaagatttgtgattgtgattgtgataaatcaataaaaagttATTGAGGGCTAGTTGATCTTTCAAAGAAAGtaattgtagtagtagtatttaatagaATAGCATCTCTTGTAAATGCAGCAACAATTGAAAATCCACCGATCGACCGACAAATTAGTTAAAGTAAATTGTAAAGAAGATCATACAATACAAATTTCTTAGTGCAATTTGCACAAAGTAGAAAGTGACACTATGACACAATCCTTACtactttaattagtaattacattattaatcTAAAAGTCTCACCATATCTCAAATTATTAAGAACCTACGCTGCCTACATGGatttatatacatttacaatttaaaaaaatactatccATCGCTTTTAAAgtcctattttatttaagccccttttatgatttttttgtacaaatacaaattataggcaatattgaaaaaatagctagccatttaaaaatattatctcacgcatacattttttaaaattattcaaatttctgATTTATTAGGagtttatatagtattttattaaatgaaatattttaaatcctATATAAGTTTATTTACTACGACAAAATATTGTCGGCTTGACTGAGCCAACAAGGACAATGCAAGTCCACTGCCTATAATGATTGATGTAATGGCCCAGgctatagttttattttttgtgacataaaataaaatataagcgTATGTGTGattaaatgtcaaaaaaaataataattcaaactaCTGCAAGAAATTCTCAAACAATATTGTCCTTATTGTTCATGTAAATagagtactactattacttaGATATGagattcacatatcaataaaaaaaaattaataatttatcaaaactCGCATAATATTATACACGGATGAAAGAGAGTATCACGGTATATTTGATGATTGGTTTAATTAGTTTCGTGACTTCAATGATAGTATAAGATTAGAATAACACTCTAGTTAAATTATATCTTTCCAAGaatgaatataatattgaaCAAGTCAAACTTCCACAATGTTTGAATCTTAGCCTAGTTGgcacaaaatcataaatagcTGTTAAACTCAACCACTTTTGTCCACTTCAAACTATACCCTACACGGAATTTAATGCCAAGTGTCTTAATGTTCAACCATCTCTTTATCTGCTTTTATTAACGAGTATGGACATCAATTTAACTGAATATGCCAAAAttcattgattgattaatttgatttgaatagCTCGACAAATcgataaaaatatactccctccgtccccgagtAAGAGTTACATTTGTATTTCTACattcgttttataaaaatgataataaatagttaaagtgaaaaaatggtaaaataagagagagaataatgtaaagaagaCTTTTCTTTACcttattctccattttattttactatttatcgactttaactatttattattatttttacaaaacgagtacAGAAATacaagtgtgactcttaatcggagacgaagggagtactatatattaggattgaaaaatttataatattaaaaaagaaaattcccatctatatttaaatatctcataattGAATGGCTCacgttttaaaaaattgtttaattttatgaaaaaaataaataaaaacaaaggtTAGTGAATTATAAATCTTAGTTTATATGattgttttatattaaaataataatggaaTGAGTCAGTgtagtaaaaatatttcagtTCTTCCTCTTTCTTTTCGTCAAAGACACAATATATCAAATGAAATATAGGATAGTTATTGAATTATGATAGCAGAGTAAAAAAATGATCGTATTGATCAACAAGAAGTCATCACAAATATTGCAAAATCACGTATCACTAAATAATTAGAGCATCTATAATGGTCAGCgagcgatcggctagccgattcccGGCGTTGGCCGGTCCGctcgccgaaccattgcaaccGACGAGCGCCATTTCGGCGAGAAATTCGGCGAGCGCTGGCCGATGTGCtcgccgatccgctcgccgccattgtaggctgGCGATCGGCGAGCGATCAGCCAgcgcatttttttttaattaaattttcgaaacactatatatacgcgattttcacgtcattttcattcgcaccacttgtattaatgagttttctctctctctctctctctctctcttaatttatgtacaagagcaacaacgCGAAATGGATAACAACAACGAGTCTACTCCAGCGACGGGCGGGACTCAAACTCCCACGGTACCCGCGGGAGCTGGATGGGGGCCGATGGGCGGCGGGTACTACAACATGTACCCTTGGCAGCAGATGATGCCCGGGATGGCGGCCGGACTATGGCAACCGAGGGGATGCAGATGATGCCGCAGGGCGGCGGGCAGGGGGTACCGGGGATGCAACCCGGTATGCAGATGATGCCCGGGTGGGGTGCCGGGATGCATATGATGCCGGGGTGGTAGGCGGGGGTGCAAACCGTGATGCAGGGGACGCCGGGGGGAGGGGGGACAATGTCTATCGTCCCagtcttgattttttgattgCTTCTTCGCACACATCGACCCCATcggagacgcagttcactggGGTAGAGACTTTCTCCTTAGAGGAGCTGGGGATAGATCCGAGGAGGCGGACACTCCCGTCCCCTCCATGGGGGGAGTAGGGCGGGGCTGGGGTCGAGGCGaaccgaagaagaagaggaagggCAAGGGggtggtcggcgagtcgtcgcagccggCTGATGACGGCAGCCCGAcacggaggaagtggacggatgATGAGAACGACGCGCTGTCCAAGGCTTGGGTTTCTGTTTGCGATGATCCATTCGTTTCGAACAATCAGAGGATCATCAACATGTGGGCTAAAATGGCAACAGCCTACAAGAGGAATTGCTCGCATGGGAAGGCATACAACGGCgaggagtgccggaaggggtgggagcgaATCAGGTCTGGGGTCTCCTAATTTGCGGGCTTGTACACCAACGCCCCCCGCATGAAGACCAGTGGCCAAACTGACGAGGACTGCAGGAGGATAGCGGAGAAAGCCTTCCCCATGCCGGGGCTATATAAGGAATTCACCTACTGGAACTGCTATCTGGTGCTGATGGATTCCGAgaagtttgataaggctaatttcatgcattggttatggggtaAAATTCTGTGATTTCATGGGTCTAACAAGGTATTATAatccaggtgtgtagagaaaccGCTAGCCCcaggaagaaaatgaagattgccggggagaagaagctagcggGAAAATTAAGCAGAAAAAGGAAGAGCCAATAGACTGAGGAGCATCAAATCAGAGGGCAAAATAGAGATTGCAGgaacagtctagaagcttTGTCcgctataaataagagcatgcgCTTGACATGAGGGGATCACTTTTCTGctcttagcttagttttcACTTCTCTACACACACTCACGGGGAAATTGGTGTACGGGTTCACATTTCAGTTCGATAGTGTCGCAACACCGTCTCTatggaggcgaagaaacaatcatCTTTTGCTTTTCTGTTTACTTCTCGTACTCGCCGAGTCCTCGCTGTTCGAGGCTCGGTTCTGTTTTGCTATTATCGTTGGATACTTCGTACTTTGCAATGGATATCGCTACTTTTGTTTTCGTTTATCTTATCGTGGTGCTTTTGGTTTGATTGCTgattattgttggttgatcTGAGTTTGGAGTTGGTTTGTaagaaatttgttgttgatcggttgaatctaTGTAAACTTGTGAGGATCGGAGATGGAAATAatgtttggttgttgtggatggcttggatccggagtggattaagcGTCCCGTGGATGGATCTGTTTGTTTCCGCTTGATTTTGCTGTTTAAATTCTACATTCTTGTTTGCCTCGTCTAGTAGTCGTAGATCTGCCTTAGTTTTAcctgtttttcttttctatcgGTTTAATTTCGTACGCTTTGCTTGATCTTCGTTCTGCTCTATTTTTAACTGGTTGTTTCGTGataaatattggagaagatg harbors:
- the LOC125219321 gene encoding 2-alkenal reductase (NADP(+)-dependent)-like, encoding MGEEEEVSNTQIIFNGYIDGFPTESAMTVKASTIKLKVPNSCSDAVLVKTLYLSCDPYMRSRMSKIDDNYIPIFTPGLPILGNGVAKVVDSSNPNYKKGELICGMFGWEEYSLVKSTDILLKIEHTDVPLSYYTGLVGWAGISAYIGMYEISCPKKGESVFISAASGAVGQLAGQFAKLLGCYVVGSAGSKEKVDLLKNKFGLDDAFNYKEETDLNAALKRYFPQGIDMYFDNVGGEMLDVVLLNMNLNGRIIACGMISQYNLKEPQGVRNLFKVVTKQIRMQGFFAPSYVHLFPKFLDFVIPLVREGKIAYVEDIAQGLERAPAALIGLFSGRNLGKQLVCVASE
- the LOC125223792 gene encoding 2-alkenal reductase (NADP(+)-dependent)-like, producing MAKKVSNKQIIFKDYIQGFPKESDMILKTSIIKLKVPDNCNNAVLVKNLYLSCDPYMRSRMSKIDDNYVPIFTPSEPMSGEGVAKVVDSSHPDFRKGDLVTAITGWEEYTLIKSTQTHFIRKIHHTNVPLSYYIGILGMPGMTAYTGFYELSKPQQGDMVFVSAASGAVGQLVGQFAKLSGCYVVGSAGTKDKVDLLKTKFGFNDAFNYKEETDLNAALKRCFPQGIDIYFDNVGGEMLDAVLPNMKLNGRIATCGMISQYNLKQGEGVRNLLCIMAKQIRMQGFLVYHYRHLYPKLFDLVAPLLEEGEIAYVEDVAEGLERAPAALIGLFSGRNVGKQLVRVASD